In Polaribacter sp. L3A8, a genomic segment contains:
- a CDS encoding DUF4159 domain-containing protein — MKQPLFLIFLFLYFSINAQDVAILKYNGGGDWYANPTAVPNLIAFANANIGTHISKTPESVSIDSEDIFNFPILFMTGHGNILFSDDDANNLRNYLISGGFLHISDNYGLDKYIRRELKKVFPNLELKEIPNNHPIYNQTFKFPNGIPKIHEHDKKVPQGFGLFYEGQLVLFYDYETDLSDGWEDEIVHNDPKNIREKSLKMGANIIEFTFKN; from the coding sequence ATGAAGCAACCTTTATTTCTAATATTTCTATTTCTATATTTTTCTATTAACGCACAAGACGTTGCCATTCTTAAATACAATGGTGGTGGAGATTGGTATGCAAACCCAACTGCAGTACCTAACTTAATAGCATTTGCAAACGCAAATATTGGTACTCATATTTCTAAAACCCCAGAGTCCGTATCTATTGACAGCGAAGATATTTTTAACTTCCCAATCTTATTTATGACAGGTCATGGAAATATCTTATTTTCTGATGACGACGCTAACAACCTTAGAAATTATTTAATTTCTGGCGGATTTTTACATATTTCAGACAATTATGGTTTGGATAAATACATCCGAAGAGAATTGAAAAAAGTATTTCCGAATTTAGAATTGAAAGAAATACCAAACAATCATCCTATTTATAATCAAACGTTTAAATTTCCAAACGGAATTCCGAAAATTCATGAACATGATAAAAAAGTGCCGCAAGGCTTTGGATTGTTTTACGAAGGACAATTGGTTCTATTTTACGATTATGAAACCGATTTAAGTGATGGATGGGAAGATGAAATTGTACATAACGACCCTAAAAATATTCGTGAAAAATCTTTAAAAATGGGAGCGAATATTATTGAGTTTACTTTTAAAAACTAA
- a CDS encoding 16S rRNA (uracil(1498)-N(3))-methyltransferase has product MQLFYNSEISTDTTQITFDKIESKHIVRVLRKTVNDVLKITNGKGYLFDVKIIIASDKKCLAEVICFEEKPKPWNYYLHIAIAPTKLNDRIEWFLEKATEIGIDEITPIICANSERRVVKLERFEKIIQSAMKQSLKFTLPKLNAPVKLADFIKQDFEEPICIAHCEDQEKTLLQSVVKPSEKTTILIGPEGDFSPDEIKKCLAKNMIPISLGESRLRTETAALVAVNTVSFINQ; this is encoded by the coding sequence ATGCAATTATTTTATAATTCAGAAATTTCTACAGACACCACACAAATTACTTTCGATAAAATTGAGAGTAAACATATTGTCCGCGTTTTACGTAAAACAGTTAATGATGTTCTTAAAATAACAAACGGAAAAGGCTATTTGTTTGATGTGAAAATTATAATTGCCAGCGATAAAAAGTGTCTTGCAGAAGTTATTTGCTTTGAAGAAAAACCAAAACCATGGAATTATTACTTGCATATTGCCATTGCGCCAACAAAACTAAACGACAGAATAGAATGGTTTTTAGAGAAAGCGACAGAAATTGGTATTGATGAAATTACACCAATTATTTGTGCTAATTCAGAACGTAGAGTTGTAAAACTAGAACGTTTCGAAAAAATTATTCAATCTGCCATGAAACAGTCTTTAAAATTTACATTACCAAAACTAAATGCGCCTGTAAAATTAGCCGATTTTATAAAACAAGATTTTGAAGAACCAATTTGTATTGCTCACTGTGAAGATCAAGAAAAAACTTTATTACAGTCTGTTGTAAAACCATCAGAAAAAACAACCATTTTAATTGGTCCTGAAGGTGATTTTTCTCCGGATGAAATAAAAAAATGTTTGGCAAAAAATATGATTCCGATTTCTTTAGGAGAAAGTAGATTGCGCACAGAAACGGCAGCTTTGGTGGCTGTAAATACAGTTTCGTTTATCAATCAGTAA
- a CDS encoding GTP cyclohydrolase: MITIKKMTTKKEMKQFVTFPFSLYKDNKYWVPPIIKDEVDNFDPTKNPVFENADAQFFVALRDGKIVGRVIAIINWFEVEKQQIKKMRFGWFDVIDDIEVSKALLNKVKEIGLENKLEYIEGPIGFNNLDKTGVLVEGFDHIGTMITWYNHPYYKEHLEQLGFVKEKEYLENKFKFKNVDGVYFDRVSNIIKRRFKLKALDFTKTKDIMPYVDEMFEVFSASYAKLSSFVPISDAQIAFFKKKYISFINPEYIKFVVDENNKLVAFAIVMPSFSEALQKTKGKLFPFGLFHLLHARKHAKDVTFYLIGVHPDYQNKGVHAIIFDQYTKTFAPLGIDNCIRTPELEDNEAIKKLWENFDPVTHKRRRTYRKNIQ, translated from the coding sequence ATGATTACAATTAAAAAAATGACAACGAAAAAGGAAATGAAACAATTTGTTACATTTCCTTTTTCGTTATATAAAGATAATAAGTATTGGGTACCGCCTATAATTAAAGATGAAGTTGACAATTTTGACCCAACAAAAAACCCTGTTTTCGAAAATGCTGATGCACAGTTTTTTGTAGCTCTTAGAGATGGCAAAATTGTTGGTAGAGTTATTGCAATTATTAATTGGTTTGAGGTTGAAAAGCAACAAATTAAAAAAATGCGTTTTGGCTGGTTTGATGTTATTGATGACATTGAAGTAAGTAAAGCTTTACTAAATAAGGTAAAAGAAATTGGCCTTGAAAATAAATTAGAATATATAGAAGGCCCTATTGGTTTTAACAACCTAGACAAAACAGGTGTTTTAGTAGAAGGTTTTGATCATATAGGCACCATGATTACTTGGTACAATCACCCATATTACAAAGAGCATTTAGAACAATTAGGCTTTGTAAAAGAGAAAGAATATTTAGAGAATAAGTTTAAGTTTAAAAATGTTGATGGTGTTTATTTTGATCGAGTAAGTAACATTATAAAAAGACGTTTTAAATTAAAAGCTTTAGATTTTACAAAGACAAAAGACATTATGCCTTATGTAGATGAAATGTTTGAAGTTTTTAGCGCTTCTTACGCTAAGCTATCTTCTTTTGTACCTATTTCTGATGCTCAAATTGCTTTTTTTAAAAAGAAATACATCAGTTTTATCAACCCAGAATATATAAAGTTTGTGGTTGATGAAAACAATAAATTAGTTGCCTTTGCTATTGTGATGCCTTCTTTTTCTGAAGCTTTACAAAAAACAAAAGGAAAGTTATTTCCTTTTGGGTTGTTCCATTTATTGCATGCCAGAAAACATGCTAAAGACGTTACTTTTTACTTAATTGGTGTGCATCCAGATTACCAAAATAAAGGTGTACATGCTATTATTTTTGATCAATACACCAAAACTTTTGCGCCTCTAGGTATCGATAATTGTATTAGAACTCCTGAGTTAGAAGACAATGAAGCTATTAAAAAATTATGGGAAAACTTTGATCCTGTAACTCATAAAAGACGTAGAACGTATCGAAAGAATATTCAGTAG
- a CDS encoding transporter: protein MKKLFLQLSIVFIILVNHSLQAQYTDIINSNKPGFSESPYSVGTGVYQFESNFFFKNTSIEPLFSRPQAYGADLLFRTGFFLEKLELNAQVTYQKDKVAFKNIFTSHYFTSGFSKFTIGAKYLLFQPEYTDKTKEIRSWRRRNAYDKKRLIPSVALYLGVNTDVVSKDYKAESVSPKLGILLQQNLTNEFNIIYNVYYDKMGTDFSEFSYIITATQNFNYNWSGFVEHQATYLNNQNNLNLGAGLAYLFHQDLQINTSARYIKEGKAQGFYGGFGISYRIDSHHDAYTDLDENGKQLKSTPISRYDKKQNSFFNRIFNVFKKKDKKKTIKKRSRKRSRESTSTKEKKGGFLGIFGKKKKKEETDIEKLEREIKELEKEVEKGDD, encoded by the coding sequence ATGAAAAAACTTTTTCTACAACTTTCTATTGTCTTTATAATACTTGTAAACCACTCCCTACAAGCACAATACACAGACATCATAAACTCTAATAAACCTGGTTTTTCGGAAAGTCCTTATAGTGTTGGTACAGGCGTTTATCAGTTTGAGAGTAATTTTTTCTTTAAAAACACGAGTATAGAACCTCTTTTTTCGAGACCACAAGCTTATGGTGCAGATTTACTTTTTAGAACTGGTTTTTTTCTTGAAAAACTAGAATTAAATGCGCAAGTAACCTATCAAAAAGATAAAGTAGCTTTTAAAAACATATTTACGTCTCATTATTTTACTTCTGGTTTTAGTAAATTTACCATTGGTGCAAAGTATTTATTGTTTCAACCAGAATACACCGATAAGACAAAAGAAATTAGAAGTTGGAGAAGACGAAATGCGTATGACAAAAAAAGGTTAATACCCTCGGTTGCTCTTTATTTAGGTGTAAATACAGATGTTGTAAGTAAAGATTATAAAGCAGAAAGTGTATCGCCTAAATTAGGCATACTCCTACAACAAAATCTTACCAACGAGTTTAATATTATTTATAATGTGTATTATGATAAAATGGGAACAGATTTTTCTGAATTCTCATACATCATTACTGCTACCCAAAACTTTAACTACAATTGGTCTGGTTTTGTAGAGCATCAAGCAACCTATTTAAATAATCAAAATAATTTAAATTTAGGTGCTGGTTTAGCCTATCTATTCCATCAAGATTTACAAATTAACACCTCAGCCAGATATATTAAAGAAGGAAAAGCTCAAGGTTTTTATGGAGGTTTCGGAATTTCTTATAGAATTGACTCACATCACGATGCATATACAGATTTAGATGAAAACGGAAAACAACTAAAAAGCACTCCAATAAGTAGATACGATAAAAAACAAAATAGTTTCTTTAATAGAATTTTTAATGTTTTTAAGAAAAAAGATAAAAAGAAAACAATTAAAAAAAGAAGTAGGAAAAGAAGTAGAGAAAGTACTTCTACAAAAGAAAAGAAAGGTGGTTTTTTAGGAATCTTTGGTAAGAAAAAGAAAAAAGAAGAAACAGATATAGAAAAACTAGAACGAGAAATTAAAGAGCTAGAAAAAGAAGTTGAAAAAGGAGATGACTAA
- a CDS encoding DUF4834 family protein translates to MGLLKTIFFIVLFYYAFKFLAKLFAPFLIKKAAETIQKKAEQQYGGAQQEQKSTVSEGETVIDKKPGGQQQSKNSVGEYVDFEEID, encoded by the coding sequence ATGGGATTATTAAAAACAATTTTTTTTATTGTTCTTTTTTATTATGCTTTTAAGTTTTTAGCAAAATTATTTGCGCCTTTTTTAATTAAAAAAGCTGCGGAAACAATTCAAAAGAAGGCAGAACAGCAATATGGAGGAGCGCAACAAGAACAAAAAAGTACGGTTTCTGAAGGAGAAACCGTAATAGACAAAAAACCAGGTGGGCAGCAACAAAGTAAAAACTCTGTTGGAGAATATGTCGATTTTGAAGAAATAGATTAA
- a CDS encoding YfhO family protein, with protein MKFTKFLPYIGAVAIFALASIIYFHPLLKGEKLNQSDITQFTGMVKEIKDFRADKNAEPYWTGASFSGMPAYQVSAYYPNDFVRVLDRTLRFLPRPADYTFLYFLSFFVLMMALKVNWRLAILGSLAFGFSTYLIIIFGAGHNAKAHAIAYMPLVLAGLLWVFQKRYILGFLVTGVAMALEIYTNHPQMTYYLGFALIILGIVELIHAIKEKIIPTFIKQVVVILAAVLLGIGANSSRLMAMKEYADYSTRGKSELTINPDGTKKAASKGLDKAYITEYSYAKLETFNLFIPRFMGGGTVEKLGEGSNFFQTIEDKAGKKAAKEYSEQALTYWGDQNIVEAPAYIGAVIFFLFFLGVFLVKGRLKQWLVAATVFSILMSWGRNFDILTNFFIDYFPLYNKFRAVSSIQIIAELCVPILGILALKQFFSSKISSDEKQDALKKAVYTFGGLIIVGFLLAHGFSTFEGIRDAQYKQLPGLTDAIISDRKSMLFMDTLRSLFLMILSAGVLWMLLKNKLKQGIAVIALTVFVLFDLISVDKKYVNEDDFESARKIEKPFTASTADKMILQDKTHFRVGNFTVNPMNDGSTSYFHQSIGGYHAAKLGRYQELFDFQIAKNNMQVLNMLNTKYFIIGNDKGEKQSQLNPDANGNAWFVERVKVVGSANEEILALDSLNTKQVAVYQKDSSKENDIRFPKEVDSTARIQLLKYDVTTLTYQSKTAKEQFAVFSEIYYKDGWNAYVDGKLTPHVRVNYVLRGMSIPAGEHTIEFKFEPKVIQQGKIISLSSYALLLLITAGGIFYNQKKTKMNV; from the coding sequence ATGAAGTTCACCAAATTTTTACCATATATAGGTGCTGTAGCCATTTTTGCATTGGCTTCAATTATCTATTTTCATCCGCTTTTAAAAGGAGAAAAACTAAATCAGTCTGATATTACTCAATTTACCGGAATGGTAAAAGAGATTAAAGATTTTAGAGCGGATAAAAATGCAGAACCTTATTGGACAGGTGCTTCTTTTAGCGGGATGCCAGCATATCAAGTAAGTGCTTATTATCCGAATGATTTTGTAAGAGTTTTAGACAGAACTTTACGCTTTTTACCAAGACCTGCAGATTATACTTTTTTGTATTTTTTAAGCTTTTTTGTATTGATGATGGCTTTAAAAGTCAATTGGAGATTGGCCATTTTAGGATCGCTCGCCTTTGGTTTTTCTACTTATCTCATCATTATTTTTGGTGCAGGTCATAATGCAAAAGCACATGCAATTGCTTATATGCCTTTAGTTTTAGCCGGATTATTATGGGTTTTTCAAAAACGATACATTCTTGGTTTTTTGGTTACTGGAGTCGCAATGGCTTTAGAAATTTATACAAATCATCCTCAGATGACCTATTATTTGGGCTTTGCCTTAATAATTTTAGGTATTGTAGAGTTGATCCATGCAATTAAAGAAAAAATAATTCCGACTTTTATAAAACAAGTTGTTGTAATTCTTGCAGCGGTTTTATTAGGCATTGGTGCCAATTCTTCTCGTTTAATGGCGATGAAAGAATATGCAGATTATAGTACCAGAGGAAAATCTGAATTAACAATTAATCCTGATGGAACAAAAAAAGCCGCAAGTAAAGGACTAGATAAAGCCTATATTACAGAATATAGTTATGCCAAATTAGAGACTTTTAATTTATTCATTCCACGTTTTATGGGGGGTGGAACGGTTGAAAAATTAGGAGAAGGCTCTAACTTTTTTCAAACCATAGAAGATAAAGCAGGTAAAAAAGCGGCAAAAGAATATTCTGAGCAAGCGCTTACTTATTGGGGAGATCAAAATATTGTAGAAGCACCTGCTTATATTGGTGCCGTAATTTTCTTTCTATTTTTCTTAGGGGTTTTCTTGGTAAAAGGACGTTTAAAACAATGGTTAGTTGCCGCAACAGTCTTTTCAATTTTAATGAGTTGGGGAAGGAATTTTGATATTTTAACCAACTTTTTTATTGATTACTTTCCTTTATACAATAAATTTAGAGCAGTTTCATCTATACAAATCATTGCCGAATTATGTGTGCCTATTCTAGGTATATTGGCTTTAAAACAATTCTTTTCTTCTAAAATTTCTTCGGATGAAAAACAAGACGCACTTAAAAAAGCAGTATATACTTTTGGAGGATTAATTATTGTAGGATTTTTATTAGCACACGGATTTTCTACTTTTGAAGGAATAAGAGATGCACAATACAAACAGTTACCGGGTTTAACAGACGCTATTATTTCTGATAGAAAATCGATGTTATTTATGGATACTTTGCGTTCGTTATTTTTAATGATACTTTCTGCAGGTGTTTTATGGATGCTGTTAAAAAATAAGCTAAAACAAGGGATTGCAGTAATTGCATTAACGGTTTTTGTGTTGTTTGATTTAATTTCTGTTGATAAGAAATATGTAAATGAAGACGATTTTGAATCTGCAAGAAAAATAGAAAAACCATTTACAGCTTCTACAGCCGATAAAATGATATTGCAAGACAAAACACATTTTAGAGTTGGTAATTTTACAGTAAACCCAATGAATGATGGAAGTACCTCTTATTTTCATCAATCTATAGGAGGATATCATGCGGCAAAATTAGGTCGTTATCAAGAATTGTTCGATTTTCAAATTGCTAAAAATAACATGCAAGTTTTAAACATGTTAAATACAAAGTATTTTATTATTGGTAATGATAAAGGAGAAAAGCAATCGCAATTAAACCCAGATGCTAATGGAAATGCTTGGTTTGTAGAACGTGTAAAAGTTGTAGGTTCTGCTAATGAAGAAATTCTGGCTTTGGATTCTTTAAATACAAAGCAAGTTGCCGTTTATCAAAAGGATTCTTCTAAAGAAAATGACATTCGTTTTCCAAAAGAAGTTGATTCAACTGCAAGAATTCAACTTTTAAAGTATGATGTTACCACGTTAACATATCAATCTAAAACAGCAAAAGAACAGTTTGCCGTTTTTTCTGAAATTTATTATAAAGATGGTTGGAATGCTTATGTTGACGGAAAATTAACACCTCATGTAAGAGTAAATTATGTGTTAAGAGGAATGAGTATTCCTGCCGGAGAACATACCATTGAGTTTAAGTTTGAACCCAAAGTAATTCAGCAAGGAAAAATTATTTCATTATCATCGTATGCTTTATTATTGTTGATAACAGCTGGTGGAATTTTTTATAATCAAAAGAAAACAAAAATGAATGTATAG
- a CDS encoding methyltransferase has product MYSKIPSKRYEHTLAFLQKVLPSPAVILDLGIRNPFSEIMEQNGYTVINTEGEDLDVLPEIVKKHKVDAVTAFEIFEHLLAPFNVLKEIETTKLIATIPLNLWFAKAYRSKIDMWDRHYHEFEDWQFDWLLEKSGWQIQEKEKWTSPIDKIGFRPILRKFTPRYYAVYATK; this is encoded by the coding sequence ATGTATAGTAAAATTCCATCTAAAAGATACGAACACACTTTAGCTTTTTTGCAAAAAGTACTACCAAGTCCGGCAGTAATTTTAGATTTAGGAATTAGAAATCCTTTTTCTGAAATTATGGAACAAAATGGATATACTGTAATTAATACAGAAGGAGAAGATTTAGATGTTTTGCCCGAAATAGTAAAAAAACATAAGGTGGATGCTGTTACTGCTTTTGAAATTTTTGAGCATTTGTTAGCTCCTTTTAATGTTTTAAAAGAAATAGAAACTACTAAATTGATAGCAACCATTCCTTTAAATTTATGGTTTGCAAAAGCCTACAGAAGCAAAATAGATATGTGGGACAGACATTATCATGAGTTTGAAGATTGGCAATTTGATTGGTTGTTAGAGAAATCTGGTTGGCAAATTCAAGAAAAAGAAAAATGGACAAGTCCGATTGATAAAATTGGGTTTAGACCCATTTTACGCAAATTTACTCCAAGATATTACGCAGTGTATGCAACAAAATAA
- a CDS encoding glycosyltransferase, whose protein sequence is MQQNKPKVQSILMIVDGYYPADIRVRKEAESLALKHTVFVLCCKKENDPKKEVINNVTVLRDIFYKSFTEKGLIDMRLAINFVHPKFHDILPEIIKKNNINVLHVHDLPLAKTGFLAAKKYHLKSVLDLHENYAAALLTWFSWRKNPVIRLKNKLFFNYNRWQNYENRIIKKYDKIIAVVEEMKDRIVADTLIDESKITVITNSEKKDFVANFGTVENSFFQEHKDQFIISYVGGFGPHRGLQTAIEGMQEVSKQIPNALLALVGPANKDVRNYLENLIDEFDVRKNVVIYGNQPFKEVARIMQSSDVNIIPHISNLHTESTIPHKLYQVLLSKKPLLVSNCAPLERVVKSNDIGFIFKAGKANSFSKEVVEIYNNYELATQKAANGFELSYNGDLNWEFTEKKLLHLYDNLES, encoded by the coding sequence ATGCAACAAAATAAACCGAAAGTGCAATCTATTTTAATGATTGTAGATGGATATTACCCTGCAGATATTCGGGTTAGAAAAGAAGCTGAGTCTTTAGCGTTAAAACACACTGTATTTGTTTTATGTTGTAAAAAAGAAAATGACCCTAAGAAAGAGGTTATTAATAACGTAACGGTATTAAGAGACATATTTTATAAAAGTTTTACAGAAAAAGGATTGATTGATATGCGGTTAGCTATCAATTTTGTGCATCCAAAGTTTCATGATATTTTACCAGAAATTATCAAAAAAAATAATATTAATGTACTTCATGTGCATGATTTACCTCTTGCAAAAACAGGTTTTTTAGCGGCTAAAAAGTACCATTTAAAATCTGTTTTAGATTTACATGAAAATTATGCAGCTGCTTTATTAACTTGGTTTTCTTGGAGAAAAAATCCTGTAATAAGATTAAAAAATAAACTATTTTTTAATTATAATAGATGGCAAAATTATGAAAACCGTATCATTAAAAAATACGATAAAATTATTGCGGTTGTAGAGGAGATGAAAGACAGAATTGTTGCTGATACCTTAATAGATGAAAGTAAAATTACTGTAATTACCAATTCGGAAAAAAAAGACTTTGTAGCTAATTTTGGTACTGTTGAAAATTCTTTTTTTCAAGAACATAAAGATCAATTTATCATTTCGTACGTTGGTGGGTTTGGTCCTCATAGAGGTTTACAAACAGCTATTGAAGGGATGCAAGAGGTTTCTAAACAAATTCCTAATGCTTTATTGGCACTCGTAGGTCCTGCAAATAAAGATGTGAGAAATTATTTAGAAAATTTAATAGATGAATTTGATGTTCGTAAAAATGTAGTTATTTACGGAAATCAACCATTTAAAGAAGTTGCTAGAATTATGCAAAGTTCTGATGTAAATATAATTCCACATATTTCTAACTTGCATACAGAAAGTACAATTCCGCATAAATTATATCAGGTTTTACTATCAAAAAAACCGTTATTAGTATCTAATTGCGCTCCTTTAGAAAGAGTTGTAAAATCGAATGACATTGGATTCATTTTTAAAGCAGGAAAAGCCAATAGTTTTTCTAAGGAAGTGGTAGAAATTTATAATAATTATGAGCTAGCAACCCAAAAAGCTGCTAATGGTTTTGAGTTATCCTACAATGGTGATTTAAACTGGGAGTTTACTGAAAAAAAACTGCTACATTTATACGATAATTTAGAATCTTGA
- a CDS encoding glycosyltransferase family 4 protein, with protein sequence MKVLIITYYWPPAGGSGVQRWLKFVKYLQEFGVEPVVYTVDNANYPKEDATLINEVPNNIEILKQPILEPTDVLFWKKHKKQKSGISNVSNGGVLSFIRGNFFIPDPKVFWVKISVKYLQKYLDVNKIDTIISTGPPHSMHLIAQKLHQKNNIKWLADFRDPWSDLYYNKDFKQLSFAKNRNKRLEESVLKNADCVLTVSNSLKEEFAKKASRVEVITNGFDDEVLTSKTTVLDDKFTISYIGLLPKQSNPKRLFKVLQQLCIGNSAFKNDLQLNFIGDISEEVKQEIKSNNLKENTNFVGYVSHDVAINYQQKAQVLLLLIPNVKKSKGILTGKLFEYLTAKRPILAIGPEDGDLSEILKDTNAGVVIDFDNEEKLSSEIEKLYHQYKIGNLDVNSKNIEKYHRKELTKELALIIKSLHS encoded by the coding sequence TTGAAAGTATTAATAATTACATATTATTGGCCACCTGCGGGAGGATCAGGAGTGCAACGTTGGTTAAAGTTTGTAAAATATTTACAAGAATTTGGTGTAGAACCTGTTGTATATACGGTTGATAATGCCAATTATCCGAAAGAAGATGCTACGCTTATTAATGAAGTTCCTAATAATATTGAAATTTTAAAACAACCAATTTTGGAGCCTACAGATGTCCTTTTTTGGAAAAAACATAAAAAACAAAAAAGTGGAATTTCTAATGTAAGTAACGGGGGAGTTTTGTCTTTTATTCGTGGTAATTTTTTTATTCCAGATCCTAAAGTATTTTGGGTAAAGATTTCTGTAAAATATCTTCAAAAGTATTTAGATGTTAATAAAATTGATACCATAATTTCTACAGGTCCACCTCATAGTATGCATTTAATTGCTCAGAAATTACATCAAAAAAATAATATTAAATGGCTTGCAGACTTTAGAGATCCTTGGTCAGATTTATATTATAACAAAGATTTTAAGCAATTGTCTTTTGCTAAAAATAGAAATAAAAGATTAGAAGAAAGTGTTTTAAAAAATGCTGATTGTGTGTTAACTGTTAGCAATTCTCTAAAAGAGGAATTTGCTAAAAAAGCAAGTAGAGTAGAAGTGATTACCAATGGTTTTGATGATGAAGTTTTAACAAGTAAGACAACTGTTTTAGATGATAAATTTACAATATCTTATATTGGTTTGTTACCTAAACAAAGTAACCCTAAAAGATTATTTAAAGTTTTACAACAATTATGTATAGGTAATTCAGCTTTTAAAAATGATTTACAGTTAAATTTTATTGGAGATATTTCTGAAGAAGTAAAACAGGAAATAAAAAGCAATAACCTAAAAGAAAACACAAATTTTGTTGGGTATGTTTCTCATGATGTAGCTATTAATTATCAACAAAAAGCTCAGGTTTTATTATTGTTGATACCGAATGTAAAAAAATCAAAAGGAATTTTAACCGGAAAATTATTTGAGTATTTAACAGCAAAAAGACCCATTTTAGCAATTGGTCCAGAAGATGGAGATTTATCAGAAATATTAAAAGACACCAATGCCGGTGTTGTAATTGATTTTGATAATGAAGAAAAATTATCGTCAGAAATAGAAAAATTATATCATCAATATAAAATAGGAAATTTAGATGTAAACTCTAAAAATATAGAGAAATACCACAGAAAAGAATTAACCAAAGAGTTAGCCTTGATTATTAAAAGTTTACATTCGTAA
- a CDS encoding lipopolysaccharide biosynthesis protein translates to MGIVLKQSFRNTIIIYAAFLIGGVNTIVFYPRFLESEFYGMVTFLLSASNLIMPLTAFGIQYTIVKFYSSYETKEQKDRFLSSVIFLPIFIALPIGFFWDYFHEWIMSKVTKENQIIENYTFFIYLVAVACAYFELFYSWTKVQFQTVFGNVLKELWNRVIVMVLLLAVFFGFITKSEFIFYLTIAYIVRAFVMMFYAFSMYFPKFYFKLPDNFLEVIKYSGYIILAGSAGAILLDIDKIMIPGKDAIEKAAYYSVAVFIGSFIEAPSRAMTQILQPLTSKSLNEFNTKEVENLYKKSSINLLLIGGLFFLLVNCGVSELFKLMPEKGYAGGEYVVLMISLAKLYTMFLGSNGAIINNSKFYKVALPLAVGMSVCVYFLNELFYFNVDLGTDGLALSTLITIVLFNTVKLWFVHKKFTITPFTEKSWKMVLIILVLFSAFYFWDFSLPEIQIFKFNISPVINIALKSILLTVVYVYLVLKLRISNEIDSLLKKYYK, encoded by the coding sequence ATGGGAATTGTATTAAAACAATCTTTTAGAAATACCATTATTATTTATGCAGCATTCTTAATCGGCGGAGTAAATACTATTGTTTTTTATCCAAGATTTTTAGAGTCTGAGTTTTATGGAATGGTTACATTTCTGTTGTCTGCATCTAATTTAATTATGCCATTAACGGCATTTGGTATTCAATATACTATTGTTAAATTTTATTCTTCTTACGAAACAAAAGAACAAAAAGATAGGTTTTTATCTTCTGTAATTTTCTTGCCTATTTTTATTGCGTTACCAATTGGTTTTTTTTGGGACTATTTTCACGAATGGATTATGAGTAAGGTAACTAAAGAGAATCAAATTATAGAAAATTATACTTTTTTTATTTACTTAGTAGCAGTTGCTTGTGCTTATTTTGAATTGTTTTATTCTTGGACTAAGGTGCAGTTTCAAACGGTTTTTGGAAATGTTTTAAAAGAACTTTGGAACCGTGTTATCGTAATGGTGTTGTTATTAGCCGTTTTCTTTGGTTTTATAACAAAATCTGAATTTATATTCTATTTAACGATTGCATACATTGTTAGAGCATTTGTAATGATGTTTTATGCTTTTTCTATGTATTTTCCTAAGTTCTATTTTAAGTTACCCGACAATTTCTTAGAAGTTATAAAATATTCTGGATACATTATTTTGGCAGGAAGTGCTGGAGCCATTTTATTAGATATTGATAAAATTATGATTCCAGGAAAAGATGCTATCGAAAAAGCGGCATATTATTCTGTAGCTGTTTTTATTGGCTCTTTTATAGAAGCTCCAAGTAGAGCGATGACGCAAATTTTACAACCACTAACATCAAAATCTTTAAATGAATTTAATACAAAAGAAGTAGAAAATTTATATAAGAAAAGTTCTATAAATCTTCTTTTAATAGGAGGATTGTTTTTTTTATTAGTGAATTGTGGTGTTAGCGAGCTTTTTAAATTGATGCCAGAAAAAGGATATGCAGGTGGAGAATATGTAGTTTTAATGATTTCTTTAGCTAAACTATATACCATGTTTTTAGGAAGCAATGGAGCAATTATAAACAATTCTAAATTCTATAAAGTTGCTTTACCTTTAGCTGTAGGAATGTCTGTTTGCGTCTATTTTTTAAATGAGTTATTTTATTTTAATGTTGATTTAGGTACAGATGGTTTGGCTTTGTCTACGCTAATTACAATTGTTCTTTTTAATACAGTTAAGTTGTGGTTTGTGCATAAAAAGTTTACAATTACACCTTTTACAGAGAAATCTTGGAAAATGGTTTTGATTATACTTGTTTTATTTAGTGCTTTTTATTTTTGGGATTTTTCTTTACCAGAAATTCAAATCTTTAAATTTAATATATCACCAGTAATCAACATTGCATTAAAAAGTATATTACTTACTGTTGTTTATGTTTATTTGGTTTTGAAATTGAGAATTTCTAATGAAATTGATAGTTTACTTAAAAAATACTACAAATAA